ACACCGACTTATAGCAATGCTGGCTTTTTCCTACTCGCTCTGGTGCTGGAACGTATCACGGGCAAGTCGTTTCCAGAGCTCATGCAGCACAGTCTCATCGAGCAGCTGGGTCTGAATAGCACGAGTTACTACGCGCCCAATTCGACGACTCGGGCTGTCATTCCAGTCAATGATACAGTTGCTATGTGGTCTCTCGACATAGGACCAGTTGCCCCGTAAGTCATTGACAGCGGAAGGAAAATCATGTCAATCAGAAGCTGACTACGAACCAGATCTGGCAACTACTACACCTCCACCTACGACTTCGCCACAATCGGCCGTTCGATTCTCAATTCCTCAATCTTATCACCAAGCCTTACGCGACGCTGGTTGAAGCCTCGCACATTCACCACAGCCGCATCTCCAGCATTCGACGCAGTCGGGGCGCCCTGGGAGATCATCCGCTTTCGAGACCATGAGCGGGTCGTAGATCTCTACACCAAAGACGGCGACGTGGGCGCCTACCACGCCAGTTTGGTCCTGATTCCAGATTACAACGTCGGCTGGACGATCCTCACCGCAGGGACAAAGAGCACTGGAGTACGTGAAGGGCTCAACACACTCATGTACGAAACTATCCTCCCTGCTCTCGAACAAGCAGCTCGCGAAGAAGCGAATAAACATTTTGCTGGGACTTACGAAGCTATCTCTCCAACAAACTCCACCACccctccagcaacagcaatcTTCACAACAGACTCCCACTCCGGCCTCAAAATCTCCTCCATCATGATCGGCGGAATCGAACAAACCACAACTCAAGATTCACCCAAAGCGAAACTCGATTGGAGACTTTTTCCCAGTGATCTCTACAATGATGGCAAACACGTCGGATTCACAGCTGCTGTGTCGACTATTTACACTGACAAAAACACCAAAGTCTTCGCTGCAAATACTTGTGCCAGTTGGTTGAGTGTCGGAACTCCGTCGTACGGGAGTTTGGGGCTGTTAGATTTTGTTTTTGAGGTTGATGAGGAAGGGAGAGCAGTGAGCGCTTATGCGAAAGGCTTTCGCATGAAGTTTGTGAAGAAATATTGATGACCATGCGGGGGATGTTTGAGATGATTCTCGTGGAACTCATAGACCCGGTGAATACAGAAGCAGTCGGCAAATGCCGGAATGGATACAACTCAGAGAGCGCATGACAAGTGTACAATTGCCTTCGGCTTGTCAAGTAATTTTATCATCAGTTCGAGTTTTGTTTTCCGGCCCTATAGCCAATGCTACAGAAATAAAACCAATCAACCAGAAGTACACCTCCAACGCCACGCTTATGAATCAAACCCAtgatcatcatcctcgcatcGGCCAGTTGCGCGGCACGTCGTCCGAGCGTGTACCTGCCCGATTTCTACGTCTCATCACCAGGTTCTGTTCCTCCTCAGAGAGCCTGTGGGAACGGTACAAGAGAGGCGAAATCACACCAGGTGTCTCATTAATCATGTACTAGCGCTGATTGTAACCCTGGTATGCATATGGGTTCGGCTGCTGGCCG
This genomic interval from Cercospora beticola chromosome 7, complete sequence contains the following:
- a CDS encoding uncharacterized protein (MEROPS:MER0140154) produces the protein MKTTQTFLASLPLLSFSWASPCPILGPPYPTPQRLSTSQAFQNGTRKLDDLINQALQNASFFSEYAMSGPLSNGTFSLSIFSTAQPDTLLHEFHYTSSEVANSQEGLHTVDANSIYRIGSVSKLLTVYTFLIHEGFTRDGESVARYIPELAEIAKGDLMSDNGRLVNWTDVTVGDLASQLGGITRDLGLNDNDEVPGVPPLPAGEVALCDHSDQKAFPCSVKEYLDRFATVPAEWNPAHTPTYSNAGFFLLALVLERITGKSFPELMQHSLIEQLGLNSTSYYAPNSTTRAVIPVNDTVAMWSLDIGPVAPSGNYYTSTYDFATIGRSILNSSILSPSLTRRWLKPRTFTTAASPAFDAVGAPWEIIRFRDHERVVDLYTKDGDVGAYHASLVLIPDYNVGWTILTAGTKSTGVREGLNTLMYETILPALEQAAREEANKHFAGTYEAISPTNSTTPPATAIFTTDSHSGLKISSIMIGGIEQTTTQDSPKAKLDWRLFPSDLYNDGKHVGFTAAVSTIYTDKNTKVFAANTCASWLSVGTPSYGSLGLLDFVFEVDEEGRAVSAYAKGFRMKFVKKY